The Numida meleagris isolate 19003 breed g44 Domestic line chromosome 7, NumMel1.0, whole genome shotgun sequence genome contains a region encoding:
- the IER5 gene encoding immediate early response gene 5 protein, producing the protein MEFKLEAHRIVSISLGKIYSARGQRGGLKLHKNLLVSLVLRSARQVYLSEPGCPPEPPPASCGPPAEPVAWAPAEPEAPRLGPQPPGSVCGSSRPTPRCSWGGCCYGAGGEGPREARRCAVPRLCPRKRSAAEMEQQGTPLKKPRREAEESPPPQGEQEDMETGNVASLISIFGSSFSGLLSKEPQGRRRPSRDDSEEAAAAEPGQICCDQRVLRTLNPWSTAIVAF; encoded by the coding sequence ATGGAGTTCAAGCTGGAAGCGCACCGCATCGTCAGCATCTCGCTGGGCAAGATTTACAGCGCGCGGGGCCAGCGCGGCGGCCTGAAGCTCCACAAGAACCTCCTGGTGTCGCTGGTGCTGCGCAGCGCCCGCCAGGTCTACCTGAGCGAGCCGGGCTGCCCGCCCGAGCCGCCCCCCGCTTCCTGCGGGCCGCCCGCCGAGCCCGTCGCTTGGGCTCCCGCGGAGCCGGAGGCGCCGAGGTTGGGCCCGCAGCCTCCCGGCTCGGTCTGCGGGAGCTCCCGGCCGACCCCGCGCTGTTCGTGGGGCGGCTGCTGCTACGGGGCGGGCGGTGAGGGGCCCCGCGAGGCGCGGCGTTGCGCCGTGCCCCGGCTCTGCCCCCGGAAGAGGAGCGCTGCGGAGATGGAGCAGCAGGGCACGCCGCTGAAGAAGCCGCGCCGAGAGGCGGAGGAGTCGCCGCCCCCGCAGGGCGAGCAGGAGGACATGGAGACGGGCAACGTGGCCAGCCTCATCAGCATCTTCGGCTCCAGCTTCTCGGGACTGCTCAGCAAAGAGCCCCAGGGCCGCCGGCGGCCGTCCCGTGACGACAGCGAGGAGGCGGCGGCCGCGGAACCCGGGCAGATCTGCTGCGACCAACGCGTGCTGCGGACCCTC
- the STX6 gene encoding syntaxin-6: MSMEDPFFVVKGEVQKAVNTAQGLFQRWTELLQDPSIATREEIDWTTNELRNNLRSIEWDLEDLDETISIVEANPRKFNLDATELGIRKSFITSTRQVVREMKDQMSNSSMQALAERKNRQALLGESSSQNWSSGPDKYSRLDRELQLANSHFIEEQQAQQQLIVEQQDEQLELVSGSIGVLKNMSQRIGGELEEQAVMLDDFSHELDSTHSRLDNVMKKLAKVSHMTSDRRQWCAIIVLFVILLVVLVLFLVL; the protein is encoded by the exons ATGTCGATGGAGGACCCGTTCTTCGTGGTGAAGGG GGAAGTGCAGAAAGCTGTGAACACTGCCCAGGGGCTCTTCCAGAGGTGGACAGAGCTCTTGCAGGATCCCTCCATTGCCACAAGAGAAGAAATCGACTGGACCACTAATGAGCTCAGGAACAATCTGCGGAGCATTGAGTGGGACCTGGAAGACTTGGATGAAACAATTA GCATTGTTGAGGCAAACCCTCGGAAATTCAACCTCGATGCCACGGAGCTGGGTATCAGAAAATCCTTCATCACCAGCACGCGGCAGGTGGTCAGG gaaatgaaGGATCAGATGTCAAACTCCTCCATGCAAGCActggctgaaagaaaaaacagacag GCACTCCTGGGCGAAAGCAGCAGTCAGAATTGGAGCTCTGGACCTGACAAATACAGCCGTCTGGACCGGGAGCTGCAATTAGCAAATTCACACTTCATTGAGGAGCAGCAAGCTCAACAACAG CTGATCGTGGAGCAGCAAGATGAGCAGTTGGAGCTGGTCTCTGGCAGCATTGGGGTGCTGAAGAACATGTCCCAGCGCATCGGcggggagctggaggagcaggcgGT GATGCTGGACGACTTCTCCCACGAGTTAGACAGCACTCACTCACGGCTCGACAACGTCATGAAGAAGCTCGCAAAAGTGTCGCACATGACGAGCG ATCGGCGACAGTGGTGCGCAATCATCGTCCTCTTTGTCATCTTGCTGGTGGTGCTCGTCCTGTTTCTCGTCCTGTGA
- the KIAA1614 gene encoding uncharacterized protein KIAA1614 homolog isoform X1 has protein sequence MPQKHYGVLRDRGSALCSPDQRASHGWPWHRSGFTVSPVSPRAACDRGGPVAAFSSGVSICAGLGWEPRHAAGGGGGGRAGGRAGRSQQPSQAAELRQGWRGWDLLLFLISSLCFLPLFRFLLSLSRPSPDARVHMEGPRPAEPPRGPHAVLEGKVKALKEKRGAERPSPKKPRARRGKAGAEEPRAQLRTYLTDGLLDGTAPWGEQGGLGGSPALVSGSREVAAGTEPLSLAERVERNRRLLHEVLGMHEVPASDGDWDSGVSLQDAEGCRAFVPGQELELSPRHEQAKQLLQRARMKARTNPLRASHDLLLPPAAVPPREPSVTTQEVEGPAGGSLSDSSSGESGGREPRRPRGPSPSRVRFEDESARDAEVRYLERLRHRRVLGSALERGGGEPRGHPGDGPVKSRGADVPAGGKCQACGSLLGAAVPAEGSPVARGRERTGPGAAAQPEPKARPLGPGGSPLWILPSRQRIHTEKIKETYIGNVTRGDEVDSALESTDTSDGCRTDSEEPRPRSPHPRGHRDPRARSHRSPRTPAQKEKGMSVAGGSGTLCPMSAGTAGSQEGRHSNEAVGNGEPPAPSLKPAGPSHVPTTTTTTITTSTKACSQVPCRTGAPASSQQCPEPDAGSALPQPKGTGQRRGPCGPVWLPGSPLRALSTNNCNNTGGQGCGSRPCGLGAQRCAVVAEAPPGETIRTPKAQQDGSPTAGEPARAASRKGSGDAASSGLKRLLCSLSQSTKQRLGRFRCYSMEQLPGPAPNGPSVKRSPSLQALVSPFRQPQKAASVQSLHSLLGRAPRASAYLLPQPGDGDRKAASGPRHSLSVEDIGAPDRPRTVGRVVEVFPDGTSLLQLQRPPHGSFGFQVTSGHGRPDTGVYVQEMADAGTAKLYAGLLGVGDEILQVNGAAVSGLGLARIRELLLRADSLALRVLRQRPARR, from the exons ATGCCGCAGAAACACTATGGGGTACTCAGGGATAGGGGGAGTGCCCTTTGCTCGCCCGACCAGAGGGCGTCCCATGGGTGGCCTTGGCACCGCTCTGGGTTCACCGTGTCCCCAGTATCCCCTCGGGCTGCGTGTGACCGCGGTGGCCCCGTGGCCGCCTTCAGCTCCGGTGTCAGCATCTGCGCCGGGCTTGGCTGGGAGCCCCGCCATGcagcgggaggaggagggggaggccGGGCAGGAGGCAGGGCCGGCcgcagccagcagcccagccaAGCGGCGGAGCTCCggcagggctggaggggctgggatttgctgctttttttaatttcctccctttgcttccttcccctcttccGCTTTCTTCTCTCTCTATCCCGGCCTTCTCCCGATGCTCGGG TGCACATGGAGGGGCCCCGTCCCGCAGAGCCCCCCCGGGGCCCCCACGCCGTGCTGGAGGGCAAGGTGAAGGCGCTGAAGGAGAAGCGCGGCGCCGAGCGGCCATCGCCCAAGAAGCCCCGTGCCCGCAGGGGGAAGGCCGGAGCCGAGGAACCGCGGGCACAGCTCCGCACCTACCTGACCGACGGGCTGCTGGATGGCACTGCGCCTTGGGGGGAGCagggggggctggggggctctCCGGCTCTGGTATcgggcagcagggaggtggcagcGGGCACGGAGCCGCTGTCCTTGGCCGAGAGGGTGGAAAGGAACCGGCGGCTGCTGCACGAGGTGCTGGGGATGCACG AGGTGCCAGCGAGCGATGGCGACTGGGACTCAGGGGTCTCACTGCAGgatgctgagggctgcag GGCCTTTGTTCCCGGGCAGGAGCTCGAGCTGAGCCCACGCCATGAGCAggccaagcagctgctgcagcgcGCCCGCATGAAGGCTCGCACCAACCCACTGCGCGCCAGCCACGACCTCCTGCTGCCGCCCGCCGCCGTGCCCCCCAG GGAGCCCAGTGTCACCACGCAGGAGGTGGAGGGCCCGGCGGGCGGCAGCCTGAGCGACTCATCCAGTGGGGAGTCGGGTGGCAGGGAGCCCCGGCGGCCACGGGGGCCCTCCCCGTCCCGCGTGCGCTTTGAGGACGAGTCGGCCCGTGACGCCGAGGTGCGCTACCTGGAGCGGCTGCGGCACCGCCGGGTGCTGGGCTCGGCGCTGGAGCGCGGCGGTGGAGAGCCCCGTGGGCACCCTGGGGATGGCCCCGTGAAATCCCGGGGCGCTGATGTCCCTGCTGGGGGCAAGTGCCAGGCCTGTGGCTCCCTGCTCGGTGCCGCCGTGCCGGCCGAAGGCAGCCCCGTGGCACGGGGACGGGAGCGCACGggtcctggtgctgctgcccagcccgAGCCCAAGGCCCGGCCGCTGGGTCCTGGGGGGTCCCCGCTCTGGATCCTGCCCTCCCGGCAGCGCATCCATACCGAGAAGATCAAGGAGACCTACATCGGGAACGTCACCCGTGGGGATGAGGTGGACTCGGCCCTGGAGAGCACCGACACCTCCGATGGCTGCCGGACCGACAGCGAGGAGCCGCGGCCCCGAAGCCCCCACCCACGGGGGCACCGGGACCCCCGGGCTCGTAGCCACCGCAGCCCCCGCACCCCAGCACAGAAGGAGAAGGGCATGAGTGTGGCTGGGGGCTCGGGGACGCTTTGCCCCATGTCAGCAGGGACAGCTGGTAGCCAGGAGGGGAGGCACAGCAACGAGGCAGTGGGTAATGGAGAGCCACCAGCCCCCTCTTTGAAGCCAGCAGGGCCTTCTCATGTCcctaccaccaccaccaccaccatcaccaccagcACCAAGGCCTGCTCCCAGGTGCCTTGCAGGACAGGTGCCCCTGCCAGCAGCCAACAGTGCCCAGAGCCTGACGCTGGGAGCGCTTTGCCCCAACCCAAGGGCACAGGGCAGCGGCGGGGGCCCTGTGGCCCCGTCTGGCTCCCGGGGAGCCCCCTGCGTGCCTTGTCCACCAATAACTGCAACAACACTGGCGGACAGGGCTGTGGGAGCCGCCCCTGTGGGCTGGGAGCACAACGCTGCGCTGTGGTTGCAGAGGCACCACCTGGAGAGACCATCAGGACGCCCAAGGCACAGCAGGATGGAAGCCCGACAGCTGG GGAGCCAGCACGGGCAGCGAGCCGGAAGGGCAGCGGGGATGCGGCATCCTCGGGGCTGAAGCGgctcctgtgcagcctgagccagAGCACCAAGCAGCGCCTGGGCCGCTTCCGCTGCTACAGCATGGAGCagctgcccggccccgcgcccaACGGCCCCAGCGTGAAGCGGTCGCCCTCGCTGCAGGCCCTG GTGTCACCCTTCCGCCAGCCCCAAAAAGCCGCCTCCGTCCAGAGCCTGCACAGCCTGCTGGGCAGGGCGCCCCGAGCCAGCGCCTACCTGCTGCCCCAGCCAGGGGACGGGGACAG GAAGGCGGCCTCGGGGCCGCGGCACTCGCTGAGCGTGGAGGACATCGGCGCGCCCGACCGGCCGCGCACGGTGGGACGCGTGGTGGAGGTGTTCCCCGACGGCACCAGCCTGCTGCAGCTACAGCGGCCCCCGCACGGCTCCTTCGGCTTCCAGGTCACCTCCGGGCACGGCCGGCCCGACACAG GTGTCTACGTGCAGGAGATGGCGGACGCGGGCACGGCCAAGCTGTACGCGGGGCTGCTGGGCGTGGGCGATGAGATCCTGCAGGTCAACGGGGCCGCTGTGTCGGGCCTGGGGCTGGCCCGCATCCGCGAGCTGCTGCTGCGGGCAGACAGCCTGGCTTTGCGCGTGCTTCGGCAGCGCCCCGCTCGGCGGTAG
- the KIAA1614 gene encoding uncharacterized protein KIAA1614 homolog isoform X2, with amino-acid sequence MPQKHYGVLRDRGSALCSPDQRASHGWPWHRSGFTVSPVSPRAACDRGGPVAAFSSGVSICAGLGWEPRHAAGGGGGGRAGGRAGRSQQPSQAAELRQGWRGWDLLLFLISSLCFLPLFRFLLSLSRPSPDARVHMEGPRPAEPPRGPHAVLEGKVKALKEKRGAERPSPKKPRARRGKAGAEEPRAQLRTYLTDGLLDGTAPWGEQGGLGGSPALVSGSREVAAGTEPLSLAERVERNRRLLHEVLGMHEVPASDGDWDSGVSLQDAEGCRAFVPGQELELSPRHEQAKQLLQRARMKARTNPLRASHDLLLPPAAVPPREPSVTTQEVEGPAGGSLSDSSSGESGGREPRRPRGPSPSRVRFEDESARDAEVRYLERLRHRRVLGSALERGGGEPRGHPGDGPVKSRGADVPAGGKCQACGSLLGAAVPAEGSPVARGRERTGPGAAAQPEPKARPLGPGGSPLWILPSRQRIHTEKIKETYIGNVTRGDEVDSALESTDTSDGCRTDSEEPRPRSPHPRGHRDPRARSHRSPRTPAQKEKGMSVAGGSGTLCPMSAGTAGSQEGRHSNEAVGNGEPPAPSLKPAGPSHVPTTTTTTITTSTKACSQVPCRTGAPASSQQCPEPDAGSALPQPKGTGQRRGPCGPVWLPGSPLRALSTNNCNNTGGQGCGSRPCGLGAQRCAVVAEAPPGETIRTPKAQQDGSPTAGEPARAASRKGSGDAASSGLKRLLCSLSQSTKQRLGRFRCYSMEQLPGPAPNGPSVKRSPSLQALVSPFRQPQKAASVQSLHSLLGRAPRASAYLLPQPGDGDRRPRGRGTR; translated from the exons ATGCCGCAGAAACACTATGGGGTACTCAGGGATAGGGGGAGTGCCCTTTGCTCGCCCGACCAGAGGGCGTCCCATGGGTGGCCTTGGCACCGCTCTGGGTTCACCGTGTCCCCAGTATCCCCTCGGGCTGCGTGTGACCGCGGTGGCCCCGTGGCCGCCTTCAGCTCCGGTGTCAGCATCTGCGCCGGGCTTGGCTGGGAGCCCCGCCATGcagcgggaggaggagggggaggccGGGCAGGAGGCAGGGCCGGCcgcagccagcagcccagccaAGCGGCGGAGCTCCggcagggctggaggggctgggatttgctgctttttttaatttcctccctttgcttccttcccctcttccGCTTTCTTCTCTCTCTATCCCGGCCTTCTCCCGATGCTCGGG TGCACATGGAGGGGCCCCGTCCCGCAGAGCCCCCCCGGGGCCCCCACGCCGTGCTGGAGGGCAAGGTGAAGGCGCTGAAGGAGAAGCGCGGCGCCGAGCGGCCATCGCCCAAGAAGCCCCGTGCCCGCAGGGGGAAGGCCGGAGCCGAGGAACCGCGGGCACAGCTCCGCACCTACCTGACCGACGGGCTGCTGGATGGCACTGCGCCTTGGGGGGAGCagggggggctggggggctctCCGGCTCTGGTATcgggcagcagggaggtggcagcGGGCACGGAGCCGCTGTCCTTGGCCGAGAGGGTGGAAAGGAACCGGCGGCTGCTGCACGAGGTGCTGGGGATGCACG AGGTGCCAGCGAGCGATGGCGACTGGGACTCAGGGGTCTCACTGCAGgatgctgagggctgcag GGCCTTTGTTCCCGGGCAGGAGCTCGAGCTGAGCCCACGCCATGAGCAggccaagcagctgctgcagcgcGCCCGCATGAAGGCTCGCACCAACCCACTGCGCGCCAGCCACGACCTCCTGCTGCCGCCCGCCGCCGTGCCCCCCAG GGAGCCCAGTGTCACCACGCAGGAGGTGGAGGGCCCGGCGGGCGGCAGCCTGAGCGACTCATCCAGTGGGGAGTCGGGTGGCAGGGAGCCCCGGCGGCCACGGGGGCCCTCCCCGTCCCGCGTGCGCTTTGAGGACGAGTCGGCCCGTGACGCCGAGGTGCGCTACCTGGAGCGGCTGCGGCACCGCCGGGTGCTGGGCTCGGCGCTGGAGCGCGGCGGTGGAGAGCCCCGTGGGCACCCTGGGGATGGCCCCGTGAAATCCCGGGGCGCTGATGTCCCTGCTGGGGGCAAGTGCCAGGCCTGTGGCTCCCTGCTCGGTGCCGCCGTGCCGGCCGAAGGCAGCCCCGTGGCACGGGGACGGGAGCGCACGggtcctggtgctgctgcccagcccgAGCCCAAGGCCCGGCCGCTGGGTCCTGGGGGGTCCCCGCTCTGGATCCTGCCCTCCCGGCAGCGCATCCATACCGAGAAGATCAAGGAGACCTACATCGGGAACGTCACCCGTGGGGATGAGGTGGACTCGGCCCTGGAGAGCACCGACACCTCCGATGGCTGCCGGACCGACAGCGAGGAGCCGCGGCCCCGAAGCCCCCACCCACGGGGGCACCGGGACCCCCGGGCTCGTAGCCACCGCAGCCCCCGCACCCCAGCACAGAAGGAGAAGGGCATGAGTGTGGCTGGGGGCTCGGGGACGCTTTGCCCCATGTCAGCAGGGACAGCTGGTAGCCAGGAGGGGAGGCACAGCAACGAGGCAGTGGGTAATGGAGAGCCACCAGCCCCCTCTTTGAAGCCAGCAGGGCCTTCTCATGTCcctaccaccaccaccaccaccatcaccaccagcACCAAGGCCTGCTCCCAGGTGCCTTGCAGGACAGGTGCCCCTGCCAGCAGCCAACAGTGCCCAGAGCCTGACGCTGGGAGCGCTTTGCCCCAACCCAAGGGCACAGGGCAGCGGCGGGGGCCCTGTGGCCCCGTCTGGCTCCCGGGGAGCCCCCTGCGTGCCTTGTCCACCAATAACTGCAACAACACTGGCGGACAGGGCTGTGGGAGCCGCCCCTGTGGGCTGGGAGCACAACGCTGCGCTGTGGTTGCAGAGGCACCACCTGGAGAGACCATCAGGACGCCCAAGGCACAGCAGGATGGAAGCCCGACAGCTGG GGAGCCAGCACGGGCAGCGAGCCGGAAGGGCAGCGGGGATGCGGCATCCTCGGGGCTGAAGCGgctcctgtgcagcctgagccagAGCACCAAGCAGCGCCTGGGCCGCTTCCGCTGCTACAGCATGGAGCagctgcccggccccgcgcccaACGGCCCCAGCGTGAAGCGGTCGCCCTCGCTGCAGGCCCTG GTGTCACCCTTCCGCCAGCCCCAAAAAGCCGCCTCCGTCCAGAGCCTGCACAGCCTGCTGGGCAGGGCGCCCCGAGCCAGCGCCTACCTGCTGCCCCAGCCAGGGGACGGGGACAG GCGGCCTCGGGGCCGCGGCACTCGCTGA